The following is a genomic window from Patagioenas fasciata isolate bPatFas1 chromosome 1, bPatFas1.hap1, whole genome shotgun sequence.
CAGTGCTGAAATTGAAGTTTAGTTGTCTTGTGCTGAGGCTGAATGACAAATGTGTGGCTAAAGTTTTTAACACAAAGGATTAATTTCTGTGGCTTTTAAGATGTAAATCCTCACATTTATTCCCTAGTTTGTTGCCTGGATGGCTGTGATCTAGCAAGAAAGAGGGAAACACTGTAACATGATTTTGGGGAGGAGGAGTGAATtactgactcagctctctcattCCTCTGTACTGAAGTGCTGGGAGAAAATAGCTTACTGCAGTTTTGCATCCTGGAATTGTCTTCAGGTATTCTGTAAAGAAGCTGATGATCTCAGCACATTAATAACTAGATTGCTTGTCTTGAATTCAGTGATATTCTGGCTTTTGAGGTGCACTCTTACAGCACTTTACTTGAGCTGTTGCAGAACTGAGAATGTTTTCCACCAAACTTTGAGAGTAAAGTCTGGCTTCCGTTACTGAGAAAACCACTTACTACTATGAATATGCCTACAGATTGTAACAGGCCATTTCCTGAAAGTATACGTGAAGTTTGATAGAGAGCTTTTGCAGGTTCACACCTTAAATTACTCTCTGTAATTGAATTCCCTAGAAACACTTGACATTGAGTTAACTGTGATATTGCAGAAGCTCTGCAAAATAGCCTACACAAGATATTTTACAGGTGTTTACCTAAGTAGTGTATACATAACAATAGAGCAAGCGCACTTCAGTGTCTGGACTTTAGTGTGTGTAAAAGTAATcggtctttcttcttttttaacagGTAGAGTGGTGAATGTCTCTAGTTTGGTGATTAACTCAGCTCTGAAAGGCTGCAGCCAAGAACTACAGCAAAAGTTTCACAGTGACACAATCACTGAGGATGAGTTAGTGAAACTCATGACCAAATTTGTGGAAGACACCAAGAAAAATGTGCATGAGAAAGAGGGTTGGCCAAATACTGCCTATGGGGTATCCAAAATTGGCGTCACAGTCTTGTCCAAGATTCAGGCCCGGATgctaaatgaaaaaagaaaaggtgacCACATCCTTCTTAATTCCTGCTGTCCTGGATGGGTGAGAACAGACATGGCAGGTCTTGACGCCCCTAAATCACCAGATGAAGGGGCTGAGACCCCAGTTTATTTGGCCCTTTTACCTTCTGATGCTGATGGTCCTCATGGCCAGCATCTTAGTGACAAAACTGTTCAAACTTGGTGAGCTTATGTATGTGGGCCCATGCAAGTGGTAATATGACTGTGGATTATCCTGTGCCCTGGCAGGGGACATTTACTCATAGCAGTCTCATCCAGTCCACAGCAGCAGGGTCCTTAATTATTAAAAAGAGGGTTACAGTTATGGTACTCCTGGGATTAGGTCTACAGAAGGGTACGCTTCCCAACACTGTCCGGTGGCCTGCTCACAGCATTAACTGGGTACCCTGAAATCTGATTATGGATGTtccagcccagatgatacagctcATTTGGTGTTGCCCTAATGTGGGGGGGGTCTGACCTTGTTTAACCTGAATTTACTCTTAATTAAATCATTGCCAGGCCTTTTCCCACTCCTCCAAGACAGATCTCTAACATGGAGGTGGGATGAGGAAACAGATGCCTTATGCTTTCTCAACGCAATAGATTTATTTCTAGGGACCCCTCATCAGTACAAAatggaattaattaaaaatagcagtgacatactattaaaataaaaagttaatcAGTTGGCTTAATTCATATGTATGTCAATAAATGATTACTTATTAATCTGTATTCATGCAAGTGGCTTACTCTGGTACTGAAAATTTGTAATGTTTGAAAATACACTTTCATTTTCTGTAGCTAAATTTGTAGCTGGAATGTATGGTGTTTGGACaatataaagataaaataaactACAGAATTGATATTGTTCCTCAGGACTTCCAGTTCATGTGTTGCATACACAGAAGTTTCCGTATTAAAAACATGGATTAAAGTGTTTTCCATGTAGTAGAGAAAAACTCAAGATGTTAAAATAGTATTGCAAATAGGACTGAAGTAGATAATTATCATGGTAAACCAAAACAAGTCATCCAAGCAAAACCACAAGTAGAGGAAGCAATGACAGAAGAGCACCAAACTTGTTTTCCCACTTTAAATGCTGGTTACTACATTTCAAATGCTTAATCTTGAAAGGTGGCTGGAGCACTTTCAAGCTGTCAAGATGAGACTATGTGGCAGCAAAGGCAGCCTGGGAGTAGGGCAGAGTACCTGGGATTTCCCCGAACTGTGGGCTCGGGCAGGAGTGAGGTGGGGCTTGGTCAGCCGCAGGGTATAACCCTGCAGATCTTTCTCCACTCTGTCCTGCCAGCCAGCACAAAAGCCATGGTGGTGGCTTGAGGGCCCTGCCCCATTTTTCCCACGGGGAGGctgctctcctctttctcttgctGTGagaagctgaaggagctggaaacAATTGCCTGTAAACCTGTCATTTGTAGTGACAAATCAGTAATGGGCATGTTAATTCTTAATCGGGAGTGAACAAGACAATGCCAAAGTGGCTTAGCCGACTGGGTTTTACATTGGCTCCCGCTGGTACAGTCTGTGTTCAGAGGAGCCTTGGATCAAAAGACATTTGATATAAACAATATGTGTGGTTTTAGTAGTCACTTATCAGCACAGAACAAAGGTGTGATTATTAGTTAGTTTTTTAAGGATACAGTAGCTATTGTTTTTATGAAGATCGAACTATTGCCAAATAGTCATGCCCCAGAGCTTGTTAAAGAGAAAGATGAGTGCTGCCCCAAAAGTTCTCATGGTAATCTATActcaatgaaggaaaaaaaaaatctctgagatCTTTAGTTTAACGGCGACAGATTAGTTACAAAGTGCCTGTGTAAAGTTTTTTATACACTTTATGTACTATCTGCAGACTGCCTGCAGTATGTAAGCTCCAAAAGCCATCCAGTTGATGTAGTAATTTGACAATCATTCTGATGTGCAACAGAAAGAACCATGGTTTGTACATGCTCTTATAGTTGTGTTAATAGCATCTCAGCAAAATAAAACATGACAGTTCTGATTTGGTAGTTTGTGCACAACTTTAACAGACGTAGTTCAGCAGTAGAGAATCATAACTTGTTCTTTATACTTGACATGCTGCTTGAGTCATTAACTTTCAGAAGTTGCATGCCCTTCTGTTTGGCACATACAAACTTTCCAAACAAATCTTGACCCAGCTTTCGTATGGTTTGTGCAaagaccaggctgtaagagtcctAGGTACCCTTACCATATCTGGATAGTATTTGTTAAATACAAATTAGTTTCTAACTATCTCTTCTAGTCTATAAAGATCCTTCTTAAGTCTAACTCAGATctgttttattgcctttttttttttccattcaggcCAAATAAATTATAAGTTTGAAAGTTTCACAAAAGATGTACTTCAAATTCTTATATCAAGCCCTTTCACAGTGCTTGGTCTTTGCTAAACCTACACCTTGTTTCAGCATAAGCAAGCAAAGTGGAAGATGATGGGTAAGTGTTCATCTTCAGAAATGTCATTTCTCATGCTGAAATTTATTATAATACAGACAGTTTCCTCTGATATGAACAGAGGACAGATCTTTCCACAACCTTTGCAGCTGTGGTGCCATACTCAAGGAAAGAGAATCAGCTGTGTCAATGTAACCTCAGCTGCAGGAGGTAGAAACAAGAGGCAGAAAATGCTGGCTGTTCACAGGACCAGTCAGAGTCAGGAAGGAGCTTATGCAGGAGAAGGACATTCCCCCGTGACAGTGGCAGCAGGATTGTGTCCTGGGAGCAGCGCTGGGACTGTGCTGGGCAGCCAGCCAGGGGAGGGCTGTTTGCTGAGAGCAGAATGAGAGGACAGGCTGTACAGTGTGTGTAGCGAGCTGGACCTTTGGGTAAAGCTTGCAttgttcaacaatttttttttttttttttaagctgcctCCCTGCTTCTCCCCCATATCCCTTGTGCCTGAAGTGTTTTGTTTCATTCAAATTCTGGCATGTTTCCTGAGTAGTTATTATTTAAAGTTTAAGGGTTAGGAATGGGATTTAATAATAATGGTCTGTTCTACTGTATAAAACTTTTACGTGTGATTTACTGGTTTTCTTTTTACATTATGTCAGTAACATTTTTAATACGGAATCTATTAGCCAGAAAAAATGTCTGGCAATGCAGTAGCTGTGGTGACATGGGACAATGAAGGAATTGGACTCACAATTGTGAGACCTCAGCGGAGGCAGTTTCTTGGGGATGCCGTAGGTTGTGCAGGACACAGGCAGGCAGCAGCGGTGAGACTTTGGGAGGGGAGACTGATCCTACTGCCAGATCAGCTGGATATAAAAAGTGTGGATGGTCTCTGGGGGACTTTCTGAAGGAGAGGCTACAAACAGCCCAGTGTGCTAGTTAACAATGCAGCCATCATTTTCAAAGACTGTAGTAGGCTGGCTGTTTGGCAGAGCTTTGCTTCGGAAAGCCAGTGATCTACAAGCATGGGGGCAATCAGTAAAGAGACAGGTCTGCTTTAAACCCTGTTGAATCTCAAGGGGATCACAGTCAGGTAATTTATATCTGAATCCCCTGCAATGCTGGTAACTACAAGCATGGGCCAGACTTTCGTATCCATTATGATCCCAATGCAGTGTAGTACAGTGCATTTGGTTTTCAAAACTGCACTGTAGATGTGCCTAGGGAGTTTGAGGTCAGTTTACCTGAAAAGACGAAGAGACTGTATCTAGCTTAACATGTTGTTTCCTTAAATTTTCCATTTAAGTGTTTTCCTCTATAAATTATAAAGGTCACAAGAACTCTTGAGAATTCATTATGTCCATACTCCTATAGTAGTATAATACAACATGTAGTCAGTGCCCTGACTTTGCATACTGTGGAGTTCCTCTCAGCCTAAAAATGTGTCAAGAAAATTTAAATTATATATGCTGCCCAGTATGACTTAAATCACTTAGATGGAGAATATAATTCAAACTCCAGTCTCATGTTCGTATAGGGATGTTTTTAGCTTTTTAATGTCAAATagtgaaaaaagagaaggaataatAATGCCATTTTACAATGGAAATTCATCAGTTTTcacttttgttctgcaaagacttCACTTTGGAGCTGACAAGAAAGGAAAGTGTCAACTGGACGAAGTTCTGATCTTGGAGAACAGTTTTCATCGTCTATAGATCGCTTGAGCAGGTTAGCTATTTATAGCACTTACATCTGAATTAACAATACCCAACTTCACATTTCCCAGTTTGGATTGTTGTTTTGTCTTTGGATCTAGAGTTGTGGTTGCTCAGCACTCTTAAAATCCTACCCTTACTCTCTTCAGGTACATACTTGCATACTCACACACCCTGATGTGATGgacattgtttgttttgttcaacTGGAGTTATGCACTATTTGGAGGACAAATTGCACTAGCGGCTCCAGTGGTATTATATTTGTGAATGTATTGTTTTAGACTCTGCTAGGGAGATAAAATACTGAAAGCAAGCAACTTCTTAAACTTCCTTCAGTAAATAATAGAAATGTCATATAGCTTCATGGTAgaaatttcatattttaaattgtgagggatatttctgaaaaaaaaaataaatctgagaagTGATATATATGTCTGGAGTAGACTTTTCCAGTACAAAACAAACAGATTTATGACAATGTCATGTGGAAGTTAAAGTGAACATTCATTAGATTGAAATACGGCCTGGGTGTCTGCAGGAGTGATTACATCAGTAAATCTATTATTTGATCCCACCCCAAGGGCCAGGATTTAGCATGGGCAGTGCTGCCATGGTGCATATAACAAACTGATTTATAGCCTTTCCTGAAAAGAAGCCTTGAATAGTTAGTGTGATAGGCATGCTTTGAATTAGCATAACCTCTGATACAGAAAAAAGCATTCAGagttatttttcaaattatttaccAACCAGCAGAGCTGAGGAAGTGGATTGGTCTGGAGGTTGTTTAGTTTTTGTGGATGTTCTGAGCAAAGCTTCCCAGCAGGCTGAGCACTTCCGTGGCTTCTCCATCAGGAGATGCCATGGTGCCTGCTGGCAGCTGACCTAACACAGCGGGAGGCCAGGAGAATCTCTCCCCTCCACCTGGCTGCCTGGTTCTTCGAAGTTCTAGAAGACCTCTGTCTTGTGGTAGAAATAGCAAATAGGTTCAAAAGTTAGGTGGAAATCAGAATGAAATTAATATAGTTAGGCACCCATATAAAACTGGTGCAAAGAACAAAAATTCGcagaaaaaaaacttctaaaGAGATAGCAAACTCTCAGAaatcaattttaaatattttaagtaacATGCTATATTTTAGGACATAAATATCCTGGTGTCCCATCCCACCAGGTGAGATCAGGTATGAGTTAACTCAGGGTACTCTGCGTGGTAGCACAAAGTGGCGACAGATGATCACTTGAGAGGTCCAATtcaatcatgaatttactaaaagcactcaGTGGAACTACCACTTACAGGGATTAGTCACTTGGCAAAAGTCTGTAAATAtgtcataaaacttagcaatacttcaACAACAAAACCCGACTAAAAACAGTGGCTCGGCTACGGTTGTTGGTTATAACATTTAACAAGACTtcagcagcagaacttacaattacttttacatatttttttccatattacttttatatgttcaggatgaagagaaagagaagaaaaattaggTAGATATGTTagactaagatatcagaaagagggTAAGATATCGCTGCTCCACAGGTTGATTGGTCCCGTGACATCCTCTGGAGGGAGTGTACACAATGAAGACTTTGGTCACGCTGCACAGCGCACACGCCACCTCCTCATGTCATGAGATCGTTTTATAACCCAGCTCATTTACACGCGAGGTAGGAGAGggcggttcatctcctccctctgctcactcttcACGCTAGTTAAGAAGACTTTTCTGGCAATGGATCTGCGATTAtaaaactaggggaaagttcacagtactgaccagaagtgggTTGTTTTGtccatcaggggtagctgttggttcatgaTTTCTTCTTGCAATTGGTCGTCAGCCAGGTGGTTCATCTCTGATCATCCCAATCAGACCAGGAGGCTTTGACAGCGACACTGTTAATTGTCTCTATCTCAAAAATTTATGCTTTGTTTCACAggaccttgggaaagaaaagacaaggcatctgcctccacagccacctatcttttctgcccaaagtagcaaaaaccagatgtttaaggcataatatAGCCTTTTGTTTTGCTAAGTATGCGAGGAGCACTTCAATGTTGTAACATCTGTGTTATGAATGTATCAAAAATGCAAGTTCTTTATTCAGTTGAGCACGTATTCAGAAGCACTGACCTTCATATCCAAGAACTAAGCTGCACTACCTTTGAAAGTTACAATAATCTAAAGTTTTGAAATCGAAACTTAAATTGATGGCATTGCAGTTTGGAAAGATAAGCCGTGTTGATTCCCATGGTACTGAATATATCTACTGCCATGTATACCTAATGAAAAATGTTATATTCAAATTATCAAGTCAGGTTACTTTATTAAGAGAGAGACCCATCTGAATTCAGAACTTGATTGCTTGTATCCTATAATATGACCCCATTTACTTTTGAATTATGACAGATCTGCAATAAAGCTGTAAATCACTGCcaaacattttaatattttgtcaCACCCATTCCCCACATGTTACACATTTCTCTGAGGTTACCTGGCCTTTCAGATGTCTACGCTGACCTCAGTCGGCGCTGACTTTCCAAAGGGATGGAATGTTCAGGAGCTGCGCGGGCTATATGAAAGCTTGTGAACAGCTGCTCAGGTTTTATAGTGAGGTAACACATGCTGAAGCTGTGCCAGTGGTGCTTTTTGGTACCTGGTCCTGCTTTTGGAGATGTACACAGTTGGGGAGTGAAAACACTCATGGAAGCCTTCCTGCCTTCTCATCTTGCTTCCATTCTTCCAGCATGAGCATAAAGCAGTCTCATTAGCTGCCAGTAACCGTAGCTTTTATTTGCTAGAAGAAAAACATTCCAAATTGTCTAAATGAAATCTAGCTAGAAAGAGGAAAAGCGGGTCATGTCAGGAAAATGGAAGAGTGTATTAACATAAAACTTACTGGAGATCATTGCTGAAACAGTATCCATCATAATTTTAAAAGCCACTGTTTCTACTCTCTCATCTTGAAAATAACTGAGCAGGTGGGTTTTCCTTGACTTTTTCAGCTACTTTGAACTACCAGGATTATGCTCTATTTGcatgtaaaaaaccaaaccaaaccaaatcaaaccaaaccaaaacctgaGGTTAATTACTTTCCACTGGTATTTTTCtagttttttcctttcctttcctttcctttcctttcctttcctttcctttcctttcctttcctttcctttcctttcctttcctttcctttcctttcctttcctttcctttcctttcctttcctttcctttcctttcctttcctttcctttcttctcttttttcttttttcatttcttttagtttcttttcgtttctttctttttttttttttttaatttttctgtgagAGTACTAAAAATCTAGCACGTCAACTTTCTTTCAAGCCTTTTATAAAGAACAGAGGACTTCTTATGTTGGACTTGAGTCTTTTATAAATGTGACACTTCAGCCTCCGTGAAAGCCGAGTCTCCGAAATTTGTAAAAAGTGTTCCATGCCTACAACCAGATGGAACAGAAGCAAAACTCTTAAACCTGCCTTCACTGTCGTCAGTGTAACGGAGGCGACGAAACTTTCTTCGTTCAGGGACGCGCACACCCGCGGCCGGCGGTGCGACGCCGCAGCGTCGGAGGTGGACACGCCAGATTGCGACTCCGCGCAGCCACGCCTTGTTTCCAGATCAGCCAAGTCTGATGCACGAAGCAAAAGGAGCGGCCCGGGCCGCCGTCTCGACGCTTCCTCCGCAGCCCCGTGGCCGGGCGGGTCCCCGATGGGTCGCCAGCGGGTCCCCAGCGGGGAGCGTCCCCGGGGCTCCGTGGTGCCGCCGGCGGTGAGCGCGGGGCCGTGTGGCCCGgtgccgccagggggcgctcgGCACCAGGGCCGGACGGCCGGGGTGTACCATTTCCCCACGGGGGCTCGCTGATGACCTGCTCCGGGCAGTAGCGCTCACTGACACCCGCAGTCTTCCTTCAGAGCTTGTCAGCGGGGAAAGACAAGAGCGGTCGCCACTGGGCGGGGACAACCGGAGCCCTCCTGCACCGGTCTACGGGCTTCCCCCTCCCCGCGCTGTATCCAGTGGTATCGCCCCAGCTGCCGACTGCGGCGCGGCCCTTGCGGAGTGGGGgtggttgtgggttgtttttttatggtgggttgtttttttttttttccttctctctcctgttGCCATAGCGACCGCGGGGAGCCGCCCCCCCGTCCCGCGCTGGGCTGGGACACGTCGCTGCCGCCACTGCCGCCGCCGGCCCGGGAGGTCTGCGGCGGCCCTTCCCAGGTACGGGGGTGGCGGGGAGCGGAGCGCCGTCGCGCCCGGGCTCGGCGGGCGGGCCTGTGCTTGGGGTTGGGCGGGCGGGAAACGCGCGGGCATCTGAGGGTGACCCGCCGGGGGCGGCCAGGCGGCGGGGGCCGGTGGTGGCCCGGCCGAGGGGGCAGCGCCGCTCGCCGCCGGCAGGGGAGCCCGCTCTGTCATCGCCGCTGCCGCAGCCGGCACGGCCTCGGCGGTGCCCGCCTGGCAGGTGAGGCTGAAGGGAAGCTGCGGCGGAGCCTCGCCTCTCCGCGGTCGGGGGTGTCCTGAGGAGTCCCCGGCCCGTTCCAGCAGGGCGGGCCCTGAAAGGGGCCCCGATCCGCCGCGGCCAGCCCTGCCGGGGGGCAGCGTCCCCCTCGGGGGCCTCCCCAGCCGCAGCCGGGCTCTGGAGCCACCAGCAGCCGACGGCGGGCAGCGGTGGGCGGGGGGGTTGCCCGCAGAGGCCCCGCGGCGCCGGGGAGGCAGCGTCTCTTCCCTTGGGGTCAGCGGCAAAGCGCCCGCCTCGTTAATCTCTCGTAAGACAATGCTGAGAGTTGATGAGTAGCTATGAACGTCTCCATTGACTAAGGAAGTTTGTGACCTGGGATTTGGAAGATGCACCTGAAGGTCACCGGCaagtggtttttggtttggtttggtttttgtttagttggttcgtgggggttttgttggggcttttgcttgcttgtttgtttgtttaatcttcCTGCCTTTGTATACAAGCACAAATATGATCTACTGACCATGTTTCgattattgatttttttcaaaCCTTACTGACAACGTAGGTACATGAACATCAATACGCACAAAATCATTAAGTCCGTCACTGCTTTTCTGTGTGGGAATACACTATTCACCTGTCTTTTCACAGCAAAGTCCAAATAATGTGTCTTAAGAACTGGATAAGACATTTTTCCCCCCAATTGAAGTTTTTGGTTCTTTCTTGAATAGTACATTCTATTTTACCCTCAGAACTTAATTAGATTTTACTTAAATATACCAGGTTTTAGTACTATGAGAATACTTTAAGacataatttttacagaatgtttAGAAGATCTTCAAGTGCTGTTGGTGTTTTGATTGATTACTGTTCTCTAAGTGGATTCATGCGGGCATATTGCCTTTACAAATGAAGAAATTTGATCTATTCTGTCAGCAAAACGGCTGCCCATTTCTAAATGATCCAGACAAATCTCTTATTTATGAAAGTGGCAGCACTCTTGACTTGGCAGAGTATGAATACAATCCAGTAGTCCAATGATTAAAGTACTTAAGTGAGATGAGGGAAAAATTCTTGCCCTGCATGTTTTGGGGCAGTGTCTGTATCAGATTACTCGTAAATTTTGCTGACACTATATTACAAGTTTGCCGCTTCATTAGGTTTTACGGAAGGgttggcattttttttaaatccatgttGGAGCAAGGATAGCTGTATCCCAGATTACTGTTATACCCTGCCGTGAGAAACACTGCATACATCCtgatgaaaacagaaaattaaacccTTACTGtagcaaaacaaccaaaaccagccaaccaaacatGGCTCTGATGATATTGTGTTAGAATACTTTTTTTACATAGAGGTCGGTCTAGGTTGAATGACGTAGAGAATAACCTAATCTTCCTGTCAATGAGACCAAAAGTGGCTTAAACCTGCCTTTAAAATCCCTTTTCTTATGTGGGTGCATCCGGCATTTTTCTGAGAGTTTACTACCAAAATCTTGATGCAATTATTGTTGTTCATTGAAGATAATGAATGATACACCTTGTTCCCTTGATTTTAAGTGCTGTGAGAGATGAGATACTTTGAAAGGATATAGAAGactacttggattttttttttgtgtataaacagtaggaaaataaaagcaggtcTCTTTCAGAAACATTACAAAGTGTTTTGTTATAGTACTGAGTTTTCTtttccatatatatttatatatcacAGATTTACCTAAACCTGGCATTCCTAAACATAAGCATCTCTCtagaagaatatttttatattaGCTAACAGAACTAGTGTTGTAGGTGGCATAGGAGTGAAGGTATGATTTTTGAGTACATAAAATCCAGCCACACCTGTTTCCTGTTGTTCTAAAACAGATGTGTTCTGCTTTTTAAATCTAAGTGTGTTGCAGAATACGAGAAAATCAGGTCTGAATACCTTATTTTTCCTCCATAAAAATATATGGATACTTTTTGGTGAAGTATAAGAAGATTTGAATGCATGCCCTGACACTTTGGCACAGCACCTTAGTCATGTACTTCAGCATCTGCTGCTGACCAGGATTCCTTCTGCCGTGGGCTGAGAGGCCCTTTAGTGGGATTCCTCTTGAAAGTTGAATTTTGATATGAAATGTTTCACATTCCATGGCTACAGGTAACTTTTCAAAACACTGCAGAGATGATAAGTTATAAAAACTGTTTACTTCTCCCTAACTCCTTGTCAGCACTTTGAGTGTTTATAATGAGACTTTATATTCCTTTCCTTTGTTATTGTGTGGGAGAGCCACGTGCATGCAAGGAAAAAACATGTTTCATAAATAGGAAAATTTGACTACAAAATTTCTAAAACAGACAGTGGGAAGTTGGAGTCATGCTGGTTACattatttttaactttgttttgAAACTTGATCAGATGACTTGTTTATTGTGATCTGTCTGTGCTTCTACATGTTTATTGTGGCCTTACAGTCCTTTATATTTGCCAGAACTTAAATGTAGGTTATCTTTTTgtaactgtgtgtgtgttttagtttACCAGGAAATTGTACCTTGCTATGAGAACGAAAGATGGATCCAGAAGAGCAAGAGTTACTTGGTGATTACAGATACAGAAATTATTCTTCAGCAATTGAGAAAGCTTTGAGAAACTTTGAATCATCAAGTGAATGGGCGGATCTTATATCTTCCCTTGGCAAACTCAATAAGGTATAATGTCGTAGgaataatttttcatttgcttATTATCTTTGTATTATTACTAACTTTTTTTGTAACTTGTGGTATTTAACACAATTGAAAATTCAATTAGGAAAAATATTAGTTCATCAAGGAGGCGTAATGGAAGCAGGTAACTCAGTATCTTTTATAAAAGTGTGACAAATCCTGGTAAAAACAACAGAGGCTTCCTTAAAATgctatttgtttccttttttctgctAAGCTAATTTTGGTGTTGCATTGAAGAAACCTTCAGGATGCTGGTTACTCACTCTAGAACAGCTAATAAAGTTTTTATGTAGAACAGGAGGTCACAAGTTTTAGTATATACTCCAGGTCAAAATTTGTATTTAAAGATCACATTCACTTGATCA
Proteins encoded in this region:
- the LOC136116239 gene encoding carbonyl reductase [NADPH] 1-like yields the protein MSNTPVAVVTGSNKGIGFAIVRALCKQFPGDVYVTARDTGRGQEAVAKLQEEGLRALFHQLDIDDLQSIRALRDFLKEKYGGLNVLVNNAGIAFKVKDTTPFAVQAEVTLKTNFFGTRNVCNELLPLVKPYGRVVNVSSLVINSALKGCSQELQQKFHSDTITEDELVKLMTKFVEDTKKNVHEKEGWPNTAYGVSKIGVTVLSKIQARMLNEKRKGDHILLNSCCPGWVRTDMAGLDAPKSPDEGAETPVYLALLPSDADGPHGQHLSDKTVQTW